A portion of the Candidatus Ruthia endofausta genome contains these proteins:
- the parE gene encoding DNA topoisomerase IV subunit B, producing the protein MSSYDSSSIEVLTGLDPVRKRPGMYTETERPNHLAQEVIDNSVDEAIAGYASKISVVLYKDGSLSVEDNGRGIPVDIHPKEGKSGVEVILTKLHAGGKFSNDSYQFSGGLHGVGISLVNALSTLVEIWIKRDAKEHYITFSNGFKQTELEITRAVGKRNTGTIVKFRPDAQFFDTIKFSATKLRHNLRSKAILCPGLEVHFYNEIDETIEKWVYKEGLKDYLLMSLDGLDCLPPAPFIVNYKTDEQQLNCSLAWTRYTTNVVAESYVNLIPTIGGGTHVNGLRSGLTEALKEFCKFRNLIPRNIKLTPDDIWQKIAYVLSIKILDPQFSGQTKERLSSRECASFVANVVKDAFSLWLNQHTSIAEQIAQLAIVNAQARLKTNKKVIRKKIVNGPALPGKLSDCTSTDLNQTEIFLVEGDSAGGSAKQARDKEYQAILPLRGKILNTWELDSEQVLASNEIHDISIAIGLEPNSEDLSGLRYGKICILADADSDGAHIATLICTLFVKHFPKLIQEGHIFIAMPPLYRVDAGKQVHYALNNNEQDAIIKKIESENKRVKIQVQRFKGLGEMNPSQLRETTMLPDTRRLIQLTLDNPLQVFQTMDMLLSKKRAANRKKWLEEKGNLANV; encoded by the coding sequence ATGAGTAGCTACGATTCATCCTCTATTGAGGTTTTAACAGGCCTTGACCCAGTACGCAAACGTCCAGGAATGTACACTGAAACTGAGCGCCCAAACCACCTTGCCCAAGAGGTTATTGACAATAGTGTTGATGAAGCAATTGCAGGATATGCTTCTAAAATTAGCGTTGTTTTATACAAGGATGGCTCCTTATCCGTTGAAGATAATGGCAGAGGCATACCTGTGGATATTCACCCTAAGGAGGGTAAGTCAGGTGTTGAGGTTATTTTAACCAAACTTCATGCAGGTGGAAAATTTTCAAATGATTCATATCAATTTTCAGGTGGCTTACACGGTGTTGGCATTTCACTGGTTAACGCCCTATCCACTTTGGTAGAAATTTGGATTAAAAGAGATGCTAAAGAACATTACATCACTTTTTCAAACGGTTTTAAGCAAACAGAACTTGAAATAACTCGCGCCGTTGGTAAGCGCAACACGGGTACTATCGTTAAATTTAGACCTGATGCACAATTCTTTGACACTATTAAATTCTCCGCAACTAAATTACGCCATAACCTACGCTCTAAAGCAATTTTATGCCCAGGTTTAGAGGTTCATTTTTATAATGAAATAGATGAAACAATAGAGAAGTGGGTTTACAAAGAAGGCTTAAAAGACTATCTACTCATGTCTTTAGATGGCTTAGATTGTCTACCACCCGCCCCCTTTATTGTTAATTATAAAACTGACGAACAGCAACTTAATTGTTCACTCGCATGGACGCGATACACCACCAATGTTGTAGCTGAAAGCTATGTTAATCTTATCCCAACCATTGGTGGTGGCACGCATGTTAACGGGCTAAGATCAGGACTTACTGAAGCCTTAAAAGAATTTTGTAAATTTAGAAATTTAATCCCAAGAAACATCAAACTCACACCTGATGATATCTGGCAAAAAATTGCCTATGTATTATCCATAAAAATATTAGACCCGCAATTTTCTGGGCAAACCAAAGAAAGACTCTCTTCCAGAGAATGTGCTAGTTTTGTTGCCAATGTTGTTAAAGATGCTTTTAGTCTTTGGCTAAATCAACATACCAGCATTGCGGAGCAAATCGCTCAACTGGCTATTGTCAATGCGCAAGCAAGACTTAAAACCAACAAAAAAGTCATTCGCAAGAAAATAGTTAATGGTCCTGCCCTGCCTGGAAAATTATCAGATTGCACCAGCACTGACCTTAATCAAACAGAAATATTTTTAGTTGAAGGTGACTCCGCAGGTGGCTCTGCCAAACAAGCAAGAGACAAAGAGTATCAAGCTATTTTACCACTGCGCGGTAAAATTTTAAACACTTGGGAGTTGGATTCTGAACAAGTATTGGCCAGTAACGAAATTCATGACATTAGCATTGCTATTGGTCTTGAGCCTAATAGCGAAGATTTATCTGGCTTGAGGTATGGTAAAATTTGTATTCTTGCTGATGCCGATTCAGATGGTGCGCATATTGCCACGCTCATTTGTACTTTGTTCGTGAAACATTTCCCAAAACTTATTCAAGAAGGTCATATATTTATTGCAATGCCGCCTTTATATCGTGTGGACGCAGGAAAACAAGTTCACTACGCCCTTAATAACAATGAACAAGACGCCATTATTAAAAAAATAGAAAGTGAGAACAAGCGTGTTAAAATTCAAGTTCAGCGCTTTAAAGGTTTGGGTGAAATGAACCCTTCTCAATTAAGAGAGACCACTATGCTACCTGATACTAGACGCTTAATTCAACTCACATTAGATAATCCATTGCAAGTTTTTCAAACCATGGACATGTTATTAAGTAAAAAACGTGCAGCTAATCGAAAAAAATGGTTAGAAGAAAAAGGTAATTTGGCCAATGTTTAA
- the acpP gene encoding acyl carrier protein, whose amino-acid sequence MSIEQRVKKVVAEQLDVSGDIDNNASFIDDLGADSLDTVELVMSLEEEFDCEIPDNQAENITTVQQAIDYINNNL is encoded by the coding sequence ATGAGTATTGAACAAAGAGTAAAAAAAGTTGTAGCTGAACAATTAGATGTAAGCGGTGATATTGATAACAATGCTTCTTTTATTGATGATTTAGGTGCAGATTCTTTGGATACTGTTGAATTGGTCATGTCTCTTGAAGAAGAATTTGACTGTGAAATTCCTGACAATCAAGCCGAAAACATTACCACAGTTCAACAAGCAATTGACTACATTAACAATAATTTGTAA
- the fabF gene encoding beta-ketoacyl-ACP synthase II, which yields MSKRKVVITGMGMVCPVGLSVDESWDNILKGHSGIAPLTNIDTKGQLVTFGGSVKDFEITDYLKPKDAKKMDTFIHYGMVAGIQAIEDSGIEITEQNTHRIGVAIGAGIGGLGTIEKTADLFREKGAKRISPFFVPSSIINMISGNLSIKYGLKGPNFSIVTACATGTHNIGDASRLIEYDDADVMIAGGAEMSTTNCGLGGFSAARALSTRNDDPTSASCPWDKDRDGFVLGDGAGVVVLEEFKHAKARGAKIYAQVSGYGMSGDAYHMTLPSKKGEGAARCMQNALRNSGINVDQIDYINAHGTSTPAGDQAETDAAKLALGKHAYNIVMSSTKSMTGHLLGAAGGIEAIFTALAIQNQIAPPTINIINQDPNCDLDYCANEAREMTINHAISNSFGFGGANGSIVLSKI from the coding sequence ATGAGTAAAAGAAAGGTTGTTATTACAGGCATGGGTATGGTTTGTCCAGTGGGTTTAAGTGTAGACGAATCTTGGGATAATATTCTTAAAGGTCATTCTGGCATTGCCCCACTCACTAATATTGATACCAAAGGTCAGTTAGTCACATTTGGTGGTTCGGTTAAGGATTTTGAAATTACTGACTACTTAAAACCTAAAGATGCCAAAAAAATGGACACCTTTATCCATTACGGCATGGTCGCTGGCATTCAAGCTATTGAAGACAGTGGTATTGAGATTACTGAGCAAAATACTCACCGCATCGGTGTTGCCATCGGTGCTGGCATTGGCGGTCTTGGCACAATTGAAAAAACTGCAGATCTATTCAGAGAAAAAGGTGCAAAGCGCATTTCACCTTTTTTCGTTCCTTCGTCAATCATTAATATGATTTCAGGCAATCTTTCTATCAAATATGGCTTAAAAGGCCCTAATTTTTCCATTGTTACCGCTTGCGCCACAGGCACTCATAACATTGGTGATGCTTCTCGCTTAATTGAATACGACGATGCTGATGTGATGATTGCTGGTGGTGCTGAAATGTCAACCACTAATTGTGGGCTAGGTGGTTTTTCTGCGGCACGCGCATTATCCACTCGTAATGATGACCCGACAAGCGCTTCTTGCCCTTGGGATAAAGACAGAGATGGTTTTGTGCTTGGTGACGGTGCGGGTGTTGTGGTATTAGAAGAATTTAAACACGCTAAAGCACGTGGTGCAAAAATTTATGCACAAGTGTCAGGCTACGGTATGAGCGGGGATGCTTATCACATGACACTACCTTCAAAAAAGGGGGAAGGGGCAGCCAGATGTATGCAAAATGCGCTGAGAAACTCAGGTATTAACGTTGATCAAATTGATTACATTAACGCCCATGGCACCTCTACGCCAGCAGGTGACCAGGCAGAAACAGATGCTGCAAAATTAGCCCTTGGCAAGCATGCTTATAACATTGTCATGAGTTCAACCAAATCTATGACTGGGCATTTATTGGGCGCTGCCGGTGGCATTGAAGCCATTTTTACTGCACTTGCCATTCAAAATCAAATAGCACCACCTACCATTAATATTATCAATCAAGACCCAAATTGTGATTTAGATTATTGTGCTAATGAAGCACGAGAAATGACAATCAATCATGCCATTTCTAACTCATTTGGGTTTGGTGGTGCTAATGGCTCAATTGTATTGAGCAAGATTTAA
- a CDS encoding M3 family metallopeptidase has translation MKPNFQPKNIVKTIKKLTKDGLKVVEQASLGRSWNSVVVPIDQMEFELGKFTSVNSHLNAVMFSDEFNQQYEQTLPIITNFYSDISTNKALYQAYEALKKTNLNKQQQHIVKDAIEGFELSGVGLKGKTANRFKTIKEKLSLLSNEFSKNALKSTNEWKKNVGKNELKGYSDNELAKIRTNKGYELSLQMPVYMDVMTYLDNRDLREEVYRAYVSRASELGITSTNYNNKPIMDEILSLRAEMANILGFEHYAQLSIASKMVSTVDEVLQFLSNLVGCSKPQAQLELEELENFSGIDLKPWDLGFYSEKLKEQKFGFKKSDLTPYFPAESVLNGLFSTIENLYQIKIKQIQQDSYHVDVKVLNVSDKNELIGRIYLDLYARENKRSGAWMADYQPLINKKKPVAFVVCNLNSPTKDKPALFEFDEIVTLFHEFGHALHHLLTKVKYPCAAGISGVPWDGVELPSQYMEFYAFEKQVIVLISKHYKTGKSLPNDLFDKLIASKNFHSALSMLRQCEFSLWDLKTHMSNSDTYEVLAQVRLETALMDGIDENRFLNTFGHIFSGGYGAGYFSYKWAEVLAADAYYYVQKKGGIGSNASQDFLYNILQIGGSLDFMQQYIKFRGEKPSISALLKANGTFIQLRKKHD, from the coding sequence ATGAAACCAAATTTTCAACCTAAAAATATTGTTAAAACCATTAAAAAATTAACCAAAGACGGGCTTAAGGTAGTAGAACAGGCAAGCCTTGGTAGGAGTTGGAATAGTGTGGTTGTACCTATTGACCAAATGGAGTTTGAGTTGGGTAAGTTCACCAGTGTTAATTCACATTTAAATGCAGTGATGTTTAGTGATGAATTTAATCAGCAATATGAACAAACGCTGCCAATTATTACTAATTTTTATTCTGATATATCTACCAATAAAGCTCTATATCAAGCTTACGAAGCACTCAAAAAGACCAACCTTAATAAGCAACAACAACACATCGTTAAAGACGCCATAGAGGGCTTTGAGCTTTCAGGTGTGGGCTTGAAAGGCAAGACTGCAAATAGATTTAAAACTATCAAGGAGAAACTCAGTTTACTGAGCAATGAGTTTTCTAAAAACGCTTTAAAGTCCACTAACGAGTGGAAAAAAAATGTAGGTAAAAATGAGTTAAAAGGCTATAGTGATAATGAATTGGCAAAAATTAGAACTAATAAGGGTTATGAATTAAGTTTGCAAATGCCTGTTTATATGGATGTTATGACTTATTTAGACAACCGAGATTTAAGAGAAGAAGTGTACAGAGCTTATGTATCAAGAGCCTCAGAATTGGGCATTACTTCAACTAATTATAACAACAAGCCAATTATGGATGAGATTTTATCATTACGTGCTGAGATGGCTAATATCTTAGGTTTTGAGCATTATGCGCAGTTGTCTATTGCATCTAAAATGGTTAGTACAGTTGATGAAGTACTTCAGTTTTTGTCTAATTTGGTGGGGTGTTCAAAGCCTCAGGCGCAATTAGAGCTAGAAGAATTAGAAAATTTTTCAGGCATTGATTTAAAACCGTGGGATTTAGGGTTTTATAGTGAAAAACTTAAAGAACAAAAATTTGGATTTAAAAAATCTGATTTAACGCCGTATTTTCCAGCAGAGAGTGTGTTAAATGGGTTGTTTTCAACCATTGAAAATTTATATCAGATTAAAATTAAGCAAATACAGCAAGATAGCTATCACGTCGATGTTAAAGTTTTAAATGTTAGTGATAAAAATGAACTCATTGGTAGAATTTATCTTGATTTATATGCCAGAGAAAATAAGCGTTCTGGTGCATGGATGGCGGATTACCAGCCTTTGATTAATAAGAAAAAACCAGTTGCTTTTGTGGTTTGTAATCTTAATTCCCCTACTAAAGACAAACCAGCCCTATTTGAATTTGATGAAATTGTTACTTTATTTCATGAGTTTGGACATGCGTTACATCATCTATTGACTAAAGTTAAATATCCCTGTGCTGCAGGCATATCTGGTGTGCCATGGGATGGCGTGGAATTGCCCAGTCAGTACATGGAGTTTTATGCATTTGAAAAACAAGTGATTGTGCTTATTTCAAAGCATTATAAAACTGGAAAATCTTTGCCTAATGATTTGTTTGACAAACTCATCGCTTCTAAAAATTTTCACTCAGCACTGAGTATGTTACGACAATGTGAGTTTTCATTGTGGGATCTTAAAACACACATGTCCAATTCAGACACTTATGAAGTATTAGCCCAAGTTCGATTAGAAACGGCTCTGATGGATGGTATTGATGAAAATCGATTTTTAAACACTTTTGGGCATATTTTTTCAGGCGGTTATGGCGCGGGATATTTTAGCTACAAATGGGCAGAAGTTTTAGCAGCTGATGCTTATTACTATGTGCAAAAGAAGGGTGGTATTGGTTCTAATGCCTCTCAAGATTTCTTGTATAATATTTTGCAAATAGGCGGCAGTCTAGATTTTATGCAACAATATATAAAATTTAGAGGTGAAAAACCCTCAATTAGTGCCTTATTAAAAGCAAACGGCACATTCATTCAACTAAGGAAAAAACATGATTAG
- the apbC gene encoding iron-sulfur cluster carrier protein ApbC — translation MADLTNKQIKDTLSKVVDVYTEQDIVSSNVINDVNIDGDKVQIDIELNYPANSYHATLSSAITDALAEANINNVSVDIKTKIVKYTTQKGVDVLPEVKNIIAVASGKGGVGKSTTAVNLALALQTEGAKVAILDADIYGPSQPRMLGVSKAKPESTAEGKLLPILGHGMQSMSIGYLVDEDNPMIWRGPMVTQALEQMLRDTLWRGIDYMVIDLPPGTGDTQLTLSQKIPVSGSVIVTTPQDIALIDAKKGLKMFEKVNIPILGIVENMSLHICSKCGHEEATFGTGGGETMAADAGVEFLGALPLEMDIRTDVDEGTPTVAKNPEGRVAEIYKEIAKKVSAKLTQQSRATSAFPSITIE, via the coding sequence ATGGCAGATTTAACGAACAAGCAAATTAAAGATACTTTATCCAAAGTTGTTGATGTTTATACCGAACAAGATATTGTTTCTTCAAATGTCATTAATGATGTTAACATTGATGGTGACAAAGTGCAAATTGACATTGAACTTAATTACCCTGCTAATAGTTATCACGCTACTTTATCTAGTGCTATTACTGATGCATTAGCAGAAGCCAATATTAACAATGTTAGCGTTGATATTAAAACCAAAATTGTTAAATACACCACTCAAAAAGGAGTTGATGTCCTACCAGAAGTTAAAAACATTATTGCAGTTGCTTCAGGCAAAGGTGGTGTTGGCAAATCAACCACTGCGGTTAATTTAGCATTAGCATTACAAACAGAAGGCGCCAAAGTTGCTATTTTAGATGCCGATATTTATGGCCCTTCTCAACCTAGAATGCTAGGCGTTAGCAAAGCTAAGCCAGAATCCACCGCTGAGGGTAAATTATTACCTATTTTGGGTCATGGTATGCAAAGCATGTCAATTGGCTATTTGGTTGATGAAGACAATCCTATGATTTGGCGTGGTCCTATGGTCACCCAAGCTTTAGAGCAAATGCTAAGAGACACCTTATGGCGTGGTATTGATTATATGGTGATTGACTTACCACCAGGCACAGGCGATACACAATTGACACTATCACAAAAAATACCAGTTAGTGGCTCTGTGATTGTAACAACCCCACAAGACATTGCACTAATTGATGCTAAAAAAGGCTTAAAAATGTTTGAAAAAGTCAATATTCCTATTTTAGGTATTGTTGAAAACATGTCGTTACATATTTGCTCTAAGTGCGGGCACGAAGAAGCTACTTTTGGTACAGGTGGCGGTGAAACCATGGCAGCTGATGCAGGTGTTGAGTTTTTAGGTGCACTCCCTTTAGAGATGGACATTCGAACTGACGTTGACGAAGGCACACCAACCGTTGCCAAAAACCCAGAAGGCAGAGTAGCTGAGATTTATAAAGAAATCGCCAAAAAAGTTAGTGCCAAACTCACCCAACAATCTCGCGCAACTAGTGCTTTCCCAAGTATTACCATTGAGTAG